In one Sphingobacterium daejeonense genomic region, the following are encoded:
- a CDS encoding SRPBCC domain-containing protein, whose protein sequence is MKDFKKYYTIPASPEELYRALTTEITIRLWTGDLVEIDPVPGGEFSMWDGAIEGKFLELEPFSKIVQEWYFGEQDEPSIVTLKLHEHKKGTSLEVRQTNIPDEAFDDITAGWDDPYISSLVEFYEEED, encoded by the coding sequence ATGAAAGATTTTAAAAAATATTATACAATTCCTGCAAGTCCTGAAGAACTATACCGTGCATTGACGACAGAGATAACGATAAGATTGTGGACTGGGGATCTTGTGGAGATAGACCCAGTACCGGGGGGTGAGTTTTCGATGTGGGATGGTGCAATAGAAGGGAAGTTTCTGGAACTTGAACCTTTTAGTAAAATTGTACAAGAATGGTACTTTGGAGAACAGGATGAACCCTCAATAGTTACGTTGAAACTGCATGAGCATAAGAAAGGTACTTCATTGGAAGTTCGGCAGACAAATATTCCGGATGAGGCGTTTGATGATATTACTGCTGGTTGGGACGACCCTTATATATCATCTTTGGTAGAATTTTACGAAGAAGAGGATTAG
- a CDS encoding tail fiber domain-containing protein gives MNTILKYSSMLFAMLMTFSFANAQNNTDDQLKKNINKVSGGIEKIKSLEPISFQYNNSNDKELSKHLPSGERFSFSETSVSASFPSLIKTNSYLVPSGKNANKVTKVNEIEKEELIPVLVAAIKEQQDQIEVLKQEIEALKNQQQKTD, from the coding sequence ATGAATACTATATTAAAATATAGCAGCATGCTATTTGCTATGCTAATGACATTCTCCTTTGCTAATGCGCAGAATAATACAGATGATCAACTTAAGAAAAACATTAACAAAGTTTCTGGTGGTATAGAAAAGATCAAGTCTTTGGAGCCTATCAGTTTTCAATATAACAACAGCAACGACAAAGAATTGAGCAAACATCTTCCGAGTGGTGAACGTTTTAGTTTTTCGGAAACTAGTGTTTCGGCAAGTTTTCCTTCGTTGATAAAGACGAATTCATACCTTGTTCCTTCTGGCAAGAATGCCAATAAGGTTACCAAGGTAAATGAGATTGAGAAAGAAGAGCTGATTCCGGTATTGGTTGCTGCAATCAAGGAGCAACAAGATCAGATTGAGGTTTTAAAGCAAGAAATTGAAGCTTTAAAGAACCAACAACAGAAAACGGATTAA
- a CDS encoding outer membrane beta-barrel protein, translated as MKRLLLTFLTLSVVFLSFSQENEALQISGYADAYWKYDFSKQENIKTYFANDHNSISLGMIGLGLKKAVGKASFVGELAFGPRGQYLSIANGDDREPNAGNSFHIQNLYASYNFTDQLSMTAGFMGTFVGYEVISPAGNFHYSTSYLFGAGPFQNAGIKANYQFSPKVSAMVGIFNDWNVYRDLNGVSHFGAQITVNPVEGLTGYLNFLTGSSEGGENNYSSGTLFDLVASYSISEHVDLALNAADYTFKSEGGYQGVAIYPKYNINENIAVGLRGEYFRTKDVQEIEGSEILSFTLSGQFKHKGLAVIPEIRLDNDNSAAFLESDGLTATKKAAQASIAFVYAF; from the coding sequence ATGAAAAGATTATTATTAACATTTTTGACATTATCAGTTGTTTTTCTGTCCTTTTCTCAAGAAAATGAAGCATTACAGATCTCCGGTTATGCGGATGCATACTGGAAATACGATTTTTCTAAGCAAGAGAACATAAAAACATATTTTGCAAACGACCATAACTCAATTTCATTGGGGATGATCGGCCTTGGACTTAAAAAAGCTGTTGGAAAGGCGTCCTTCGTCGGAGAACTCGCCTTTGGACCTCGTGGACAATATTTGAGTATTGCAAATGGAGACGACAGAGAACCTAATGCCGGAAATTCATTCCATATCCAAAATTTATATGCTAGTTATAATTTTACTGATCAGCTGAGCATGACCGCAGGCTTTATGGGAACCTTTGTCGGGTATGAGGTGATTTCGCCAGCTGGAAATTTCCATTATTCCACATCCTATCTTTTCGGAGCTGGACCATTCCAAAATGCTGGTATTAAAGCTAATTATCAGTTCTCCCCAAAAGTATCAGCAATGGTCGGAATCTTTAATGATTGGAATGTGTATCGTGATCTAAACGGTGTCTCGCATTTTGGAGCACAAATCACCGTCAACCCTGTCGAAGGATTAACAGGATATCTCAATTTTTTGACCGGAAGTTCTGAAGGTGGAGAAAATAACTATAGTTCAGGGACTCTATTTGATTTGGTTGCATCCTATTCCATTTCAGAACATGTGGATTTAGCATTGAATGCTGCCGACTATACCTTTAAGTCCGAAGGTGGTTATCAAGGGGTAGCAATATACCCTAAATATAATATCAATGAAAATATCGCCGTTGGATTGAGAGGCGAGTATTTTCGAACAAAAGATGTTCAAGAAATTGAAGGTTCCGAAATACTTTCCTTCACCTTGTCGGGCCAATTCAAACATAAAGGCTTGGCAGTAATTCCTGAAATCAGACTCGATAATGATAATAGTGCAGCCTTTCTGGAATCAGATGGCCTGACAGCAACAAAAAAAGCGGCACAAGCATCTATTGCTTTCGTGTATGCCTTTTAA
- a CDS encoding c-type cytochrome has protein sequence MVSAVGLGRLGRPEAANALLQTPVPASFVAPKKGVEGPHHLPNAEIIPAHVAVQALVRLNAVNQAVGFLGTETPDLALWALRYMHDARAVDGLISAYGKTKDQNLKNKILQTLARLYKKEEAYDASWWWGTRPDSHGPYYKAVLWEESPKIEKFLMAEQQKAGASKNQYYADLNDKFRMEIAAFNVAPKKEIAKAPAEKKVDLNKISSQKGQVGKTSIEDVMIALKKVKGDPAKGKALFTKQGCHACHSLSKNEPMKGPFMGQIGSIMNRSQIAESILRPNASISQGFSTVLVSTKDKKNMMGFITQETADKIVLRDIAGNVSTVKKNNVASRKEMPNSMMPPGLANSLTIEELASLVSFLEKQK, from the coding sequence GTGGTCTCTGCAGTTGGATTAGGTAGGTTGGGAAGGCCAGAAGCTGCAAATGCCCTTCTGCAAACCCCGGTGCCAGCATCTTTCGTTGCTCCCAAAAAAGGAGTCGAAGGACCTCACCACTTGCCAAACGCTGAAATTATACCAGCACATGTCGCTGTACAAGCGCTAGTAAGACTAAATGCCGTAAATCAAGCTGTAGGGTTTTTAGGAACAGAAACTCCAGACTTGGCACTTTGGGCTTTAAGGTATATGCACGACGCCCGAGCAGTGGATGGCCTGATTTCAGCATACGGCAAAACAAAGGATCAAAACCTGAAAAATAAAATCTTGCAAACATTGGCTCGCTTATATAAAAAAGAAGAAGCCTATGATGCATCTTGGTGGTGGGGAACAAGACCGGATTCCCATGGTCCATATTATAAAGCAGTCCTTTGGGAGGAATCCCCAAAGATCGAGAAATTCCTAATGGCCGAACAACAAAAAGCTGGTGCAAGCAAAAACCAATATTATGCAGACTTAAATGATAAGTTCCGAATGGAAATTGCAGCTTTTAATGTAGCTCCGAAAAAAGAGATCGCAAAAGCACCAGCTGAAAAGAAAGTCGACCTCAACAAAATATCAAGTCAAAAAGGACAAGTTGGAAAAACATCCATTGAAGATGTGATGATTGCCCTTAAAAAAGTAAAGGGCGATCCTGCAAAGGGAAAAGCTCTCTTTACAAAGCAAGGTTGCCATGCTTGTCATAGCTTATCAAAGAATGAACCTATGAAAGGGCCATTTATGGGACAGATTGGATCTATTATGAATCGTAGTCAGATTGCCGAATCAATCTTGAGACCGAATGCTTCTATCTCACAGGGTTTTTCAACAGTTTTAGTTTCTACCAAAGACAAAAAGAACATGATGGGATTTATTACTCAAGAAACCGCAGACAAAATAGTTCTGAGGGATATTGCTGGCAATGTTTCCACAGTCAAGAAAAATAATGTAGCTTCAAGAAAAGAAATGCCAAATTCCATGATGCCTCCAGGCTTGGCTAATTCATTGACAATAGAAGAATTAGCTTCTTTGGTATCATTCCTGGAAAAACAGAAATAG
- a CDS encoding DUF7133 domain-containing protein, producing MKRTLNLLCLFPLLLGFTHTYERPNNQNFTKKALYSNPWLLGQDTLKNVAGAPDDLQMALYTGPEVTPSPACLAVAPTGELYVGVDMIGSLGKDMGKGYIRRFVDQDNDGTVDSHTDFARVDNPRGIFVADDQVYVLHTTFDEKSGLASGMDLVVFKDSNNDGVADEDPKILIKGLSNTKYIQERGTDHATNGIRMGIDGWIYIAVGDFRFHNATASDGKKLTMLGGGILRVRPDGTEMEVYTHGLRNIYDVAIDPYMNIFTRDNTNDGGGWDIRFSHQIQSGEYGYPLLFQNFTEEIIPALAMMGGGSGTGALYMDEDTWPEKYNKVPMMADWGRNFLFMHKVVPDAASFKQTEQEFIKLPQVTDADVDGSGRLYLSAWDGAGYSGNPDKGYVVRTVPNGWTYKAFPDLKSESIEDLKNHLKSGSATARLYASQELVKRSGEETAPAALEIAKDKDLPLSSRVAGLYTYVQINQENAQEELLKLAEETEMKEFALRALTDRLGSIESVPIEPFIEGLKDPSPELGWSLQLD from the coding sequence ATGAAAAGAACATTAAACCTATTGTGTCTCTTCCCTTTATTACTGGGATTTACCCACACCTATGAAAGACCTAACAACCAAAACTTCACTAAGAAAGCACTCTATTCAAATCCATGGCTCTTAGGTCAGGATACTCTTAAAAATGTAGCCGGGGCTCCCGACGACCTGCAGATGGCCCTGTATACCGGACCCGAAGTAACACCAAGTCCTGCCTGTCTTGCCGTAGCTCCAACTGGTGAACTATATGTGGGTGTCGATATGATAGGATCTCTCGGAAAAGATATGGGAAAAGGATATATCCGAAGGTTCGTCGATCAAGATAACGATGGAACAGTCGACTCTCATACTGATTTTGCAAGAGTAGATAACCCAAGAGGAATATTTGTCGCTGATGACCAAGTTTATGTCCTACACACTACCTTCGACGAAAAGTCAGGATTGGCCAGCGGCATGGATCTCGTAGTATTCAAGGATAGCAACAATGATGGAGTAGCTGATGAGGATCCCAAAATACTGATCAAAGGTCTAAGTAATACCAAATACATCCAAGAGAGAGGAACCGATCATGCCACCAATGGCATAAGGATGGGAATCGATGGATGGATATATATTGCAGTTGGTGATTTTAGATTCCACAATGCTACTGCTTCCGACGGCAAAAAATTAACCATGCTTGGCGGTGGGATTCTCAGGGTGCGACCTGATGGTACCGAAATGGAAGTATATACCCATGGGCTTCGAAATATTTATGATGTGGCAATCGATCCATATATGAATATTTTTACCCGAGACAACACCAATGATGGTGGTGGCTGGGATATCAGGTTCTCACATCAGATCCAGTCCGGTGAATACGGATACCCTTTGTTGTTTCAGAATTTCACGGAAGAAATTATTCCAGCATTGGCAATGATGGGAGGCGGATCAGGAACCGGTGCCCTGTACATGGACGAAGATACGTGGCCAGAAAAATACAATAAGGTGCCGATGATGGCAGATTGGGGCAGAAATTTCCTGTTTATGCACAAAGTAGTTCCCGATGCTGCCAGTTTCAAACAAACGGAGCAGGAATTCATAAAACTACCTCAGGTCACTGATGCAGATGTGGATGGTTCAGGAAGGCTTTATTTATCAGCATGGGATGGAGCAGGGTATTCAGGTAACCCTGATAAGGGTTATGTAGTAAGAACAGTTCCTAATGGATGGACCTATAAAGCATTCCCTGACCTTAAAAGTGAATCAATAGAAGATTTGAAGAATCACCTCAAATCAGGAAGTGCTACCGCTCGCTTATATGCTTCCCAAGAATTAGTAAAAAGATCAGGGGAAGAGACTGCGCCTGCGGCATTGGAAATAGCAAAAGACAAGGATTTACCACTGAGTTCTAGGGTAGCTGGTCTATACACCTATGTTCAGATAAACCAAGAGAATGCGCAAGAGGAATTGCTCAAATTGGCAGAGGAAACTGAAATGAAGGAATTTGCTCTTAGAGCATTAACGGATAGATTGGGATCAATTGAATCAGTTCCTATTGAACCATTTATTGAAGGATTGAAAGATCCTTCTCCCGAGTTAGGGTGGTCTCTGCAGTTGGATTAG
- a CDS encoding TfoX/Sxy family protein → MAYNEFLADRVREYLVERTNEKISEKSMFGGLAFLVNEKMCINISSDMLMCRFDPHRTKELLERRGVEPMIMRGKSLDGYCLVNPEGFSNNGDFEFWMEVCLDYNPVAAISKKTAKKKTKK, encoded by the coding sequence ATGGCATACAATGAATTCTTAGCAGATCGGGTCAGGGAATATTTAGTTGAGAGGACGAATGAAAAGATCTCTGAAAAATCTATGTTTGGAGGATTGGCATTTTTAGTCAATGAAAAGATGTGCATCAATATTTCTTCTGATATGTTGATGTGCAGGTTTGATCCTCACCGAACAAAGGAACTGTTGGAAAGACGTGGAGTTGAACCAATGATTATGCGAGGTAAGAGTTTGGATGGATATTGTCTTGTAAATCCAGAAGGTTTTTCCAATAATGGTGACTTTGAATTTTGGATGGAAGTCTGCTTGGACTATAATCCAGTTGCCGCGATCTCAAAAAAAACGGCGAAAAAGAAAACAAAGAAATAA
- a CDS encoding NADP-dependent oxidoreductase, which translates to MKAIIYDSFGNLESGKYEDTAKPELKPGTVLINVLYAGVIPFDVKVIEKVIPMPHIKFPFIPGAEFSGVIVQVAKDVDNWHVGDYVCGNPNSYGGAFADQIVLKTEELCKIPAGLALESAAACPVSSLAAWHGLFNEGTLNKGDKVLIIGATGNVGSFAVQFAAQAELIVYAVGSAQYEYDTLALGANYYLDYKKQDYLENLPKFDLILDMVGGENQKKLIPLLKEGAVFISLVNEPDPEELNLYNVKGLMLNSGSNPKQLEEILELIQIGEIKVKISQVLLMQDAVIGLEEVKDGKENGKVILKN; encoded by the coding sequence ATGAAAGCAATAATATATGATTCATTTGGAAATCTAGAATCAGGGAAATACGAGGATACGGCTAAACCTGAGCTGAAGCCGGGAACGGTGTTGATCAATGTGCTGTACGCAGGAGTGATACCATTTGATGTCAAAGTGATCGAGAAAGTAATCCCAATGCCACATATTAAGTTCCCTTTTATACCAGGAGCGGAATTTTCAGGAGTAATTGTGCAGGTAGCCAAAGATGTCGACAATTGGCATGTTGGAGATTATGTTTGTGGTAATCCAAATAGTTATGGAGGTGCTTTTGCCGATCAGATCGTCTTGAAAACTGAGGAATTGTGTAAAATTCCTGCAGGATTGGCACTTGAGTCCGCCGCCGCATGCCCCGTATCCTCCTTGGCCGCATGGCATGGACTCTTTAACGAAGGAACATTGAATAAAGGCGATAAAGTATTGATAATTGGAGCAACCGGTAATGTGGGATCTTTTGCAGTTCAATTTGCAGCACAAGCTGAATTAATCGTGTACGCTGTAGGCTCCGCGCAATATGAATATGATACCTTGGCATTGGGCGCAAACTATTATCTCGACTATAAAAAGCAGGATTACCTGGAAAACTTGCCCAAATTTGACCTCATCCTCGATATGGTAGGAGGTGAAAACCAAAAAAAATTAATACCACTCCTAAAAGAAGGAGCCGTATTTATCAGTTTGGTCAATGAGCCTGATCCCGAAGAATTGAACTTATATAATGTGAAAGGTCTTATGCTGAATTCAGGCTCTAATCCAAAACAATTGGAAGAAATCCTAGAATTGATCCAAATCGGAGAAATAAAAGTGAAGATTTCCCAAGTCTTGCTGATGCAAGATGCTGTAATAGGGTTAGAGGAAGTAAAAGATGGAAAAGAAAATGGAAAGGTAATATTGAAAAACTGA
- a CDS encoding BlaI/MecI/CopY family transcriptional regulator translates to MKPTDSELEILQVLWSNGQSSVREVFESLDKKDVGYTTILKLMQIMQDKGMVSRDTSSKTHLYTAQLVKEETQGKILDKMIDSVYNGSTSRLVMQALGNERASKEELDEIKAFLKSLEN, encoded by the coding sequence ATGAAACCGACAGATAGCGAATTGGAAATATTACAAGTGCTATGGTCCAATGGCCAGAGCAGTGTCAGGGAAGTATTTGAATCACTTGACAAAAAGGATGTGGGCTATACGACCATTCTTAAATTAATGCAGATCATGCAGGATAAAGGTATGGTTAGTCGAGACACAAGTTCGAAGACTCATTTATATACAGCCCAATTGGTAAAGGAGGAGACACAAGGAAAAATACTGGACAAAATGATTGATTCTGTCTACAATGGTTCCACTTCAAGACTCGTTATGCAAGCTTTGGGCAATGAGCGCGCAAGCAAGGAAGAGTTGGATGAGATAAAAGCTTTCTTAAAATCATTAGAAAATTAA
- a CDS encoding M56 family metallopeptidase has translation MENSIINFGNALGWSIIHSIWQASIWYILYSLYILMQPSLSAKNKHNAAFGTQISIFISFIFTFIYFYRSPEQVLDLRTINPEELKNFMIIGTQEGFKLENLLPYVVVGYVFGFLVQVILLFNSLIKLRTLKYKGLDSIPENWKAIYSTAKTKLKVTKSVGLYLSNKISVPITLGHIKPFILFPLAYANMMEPAQIEAILLHELAHVKRHDYLFNLLKVGIETILFFNPFVWALSKVMEREREHACDDMVVAHISTPISYAQALVELEELRMSLHPVLTMAATGNRKHLFKRIKRITKMETNYKNVRPQLMAVILSGIALLLLAIIIPINKTTAQEKEIKTSEINNNSEVIIEQVGEEIILIEPAVKVPPAPKEPVKIAYKGSVVKDTSELPLEVRNTLRSIESNSKKIQEYYNSPEWKAQVAKISENSLKMKEKFDSPKWKKMIKDMEENGKKMSAYFESSAWKQQVANIEKEAGQVEKYFNSPEWKQQVKKMEESGKEVASYFESADWKDQMAKIEKETAKVQDHFNSAEWKEQLKKIESDSKKVQEYFESPEWKEKVQK, from the coding sequence ATGGAAAATTCTATAATTAACTTTGGGAATGCATTGGGTTGGAGTATTATCCATTCCATCTGGCAAGCATCTATTTGGTATATATTATATAGTCTATATATCTTAATGCAACCATCGCTGTCTGCAAAAAATAAACATAATGCAGCATTTGGAACACAGATATCAATTTTCATCAGTTTTATCTTCACGTTCATTTACTTCTATCGATCACCTGAGCAGGTATTGGATTTAAGAACCATTAATCCAGAGGAACTAAAAAACTTTATGATAATAGGAACTCAAGAAGGTTTTAAGTTGGAGAATCTATTGCCTTATGTCGTTGTTGGATATGTATTTGGGTTTTTGGTTCAGGTCATATTACTGTTCAATAGTTTAATCAAGTTAAGAACATTAAAATACAAAGGTCTTGATTCTATCCCTGAGAACTGGAAGGCCATCTATTCGACAGCGAAAACTAAATTAAAGGTTACAAAATCTGTAGGTTTATATCTTTCGAACAAGATTTCAGTTCCAATTACCTTGGGTCATATCAAGCCATTCATACTATTTCCATTAGCTTATGCCAATATGATGGAGCCGGCACAGATAGAAGCAATCCTTCTGCATGAGCTAGCTCATGTAAAGCGGCATGATTATCTTTTCAATCTGTTGAAAGTAGGAATTGAAACTATCCTGTTCTTTAATCCTTTCGTGTGGGCATTATCAAAAGTTATGGAAAGAGAGCGAGAACATGCTTGCGATGACATGGTTGTAGCCCATATTTCAACTCCAATTTCATATGCACAGGCCTTGGTTGAACTGGAGGAATTAAGAATGAGTTTACATCCTGTCCTGACCATGGCAGCTACAGGAAATAGAAAACATTTATTTAAAAGAATAAAACGCATTACCAAAATGGAAACAAATTATAAAAACGTAAGACCCCAATTGATGGCAGTTATTTTAAGCGGAATTGCTCTATTGCTATTAGCGATTATTATTCCGATCAATAAAACCACAGCTCAGGAAAAAGAGATTAAAACCTCTGAAATTAACAATAATTCAGAAGTTATTATAGAGCAAGTCGGGGAAGAAATTATTTTAATAGAGCCTGCGGTTAAAGTACCACCTGCACCTAAAGAACCAGTCAAGATCGCTTATAAAGGAAGTGTTGTCAAGGACACTTCAGAATTGCCGTTAGAGGTCAGAAATACGCTGCGCTCGATCGAATCGAATTCAAAAAAGATCCAAGAATACTACAATTCACCGGAATGGAAAGCTCAAGTGGCCAAGATTAGCGAGAATTCTTTGAAGATGAAGGAGAAATTCGATTCTCCAAAGTGGAAAAAGATGATTAAGGATATGGAGGAGAATGGGAAAAAGATGTCAGCATATTTTGAGAGTTCGGCATGGAAACAACAGGTTGCCAATATTGAAAAGGAGGCAGGGCAAGTAGAAAAGTATTTCAATTCTCCAGAGTGGAAACAGCAAGTAAAGAAGATGGAGGAGAGCGGGAAAGAAGTAGCATCTTATTTTGAGAGTGCTGATTGGAAAGATCAGATGGCAAAAATAGAGAAGGAGACGGCCAAGGTTCAGGATCATTTCAATTCAGCAGAATGGAAAGAACAGCTCAAGAAGATTGAATCGGACAGCAAGAAAGTTCAGGAATATTTTGAGAGTCCTGAATGGAAGGAGAAAGTCCAAAAATAA
- a CDS encoding trimeric intracellular cation channel family protein, whose product MDLIYGIDLLGTMVFAISGAMAANRYGIDIFGATFMGFVTAIGGGSLRDVFFEHSTCLG is encoded by the coding sequence ATGGATCTGATCTACGGCATTGATTTATTAGGAACTATGGTATTTGCTATTTCGGGTGCTATGGCAGCTAACCGTTACGGCATTGATATTTTTGGCGCCACTTTTATGGGTTTTGTGACGGCAATTGGTGGCGGTTCACTTAGGGATGTATTTTTTGAACATTCGACCTGTTTGGGTTGA
- a CDS encoding trimeric intracellular cation channel family protein — protein sequence MNIRPVWVEDGNYLIAIFVGVFISILFNKHLDSFARTLFLFDALGIGFFTVVGVEKSLAYESSAIAAVMLGMFSACMGGVIRDVLMNVTPLILRKEIYASACLAGAITYVLLTLTPIHGNLNAFISAAVVFGIRFLSVKYNLSLPTVQVIEKSE from the coding sequence TTGAACATTCGACCTGTTTGGGTTGAGGATGGCAATTATTTGATTGCTATTTTTGTTGGGGTATTTATTTCGATCCTTTTCAACAAGCATTTGGACAGTTTTGCCCGCACTTTATTTTTATTTGATGCTTTGGGGATTGGCTTTTTCACTGTTGTAGGCGTTGAGAAATCGCTAGCTTATGAGAGCAGTGCTATAGCCGCTGTTATGTTGGGGATGTTTTCAGCATGTATGGGTGGAGTAATACGTGACGTATTAATGAACGTTACACCTTTGATCTTGAGGAAAGAAATCTATGCTTCGGCCTGTTTAGCTGGTGCGATAACTTATGTTCTTTTGACCCTCACCCCTATTCATGGAAATTTAAATGCTTTTATCAGTGCTGCTGTAGTTTTTGGGATACGGTTTTTATCTGTTAAGTATAATTTATCATTGCCTACGGTGCAGGTGATAGAGAAGTCTGAATGA